A region of Drosophila mauritiana strain mau12 chromosome 3L, ASM438214v1, whole genome shotgun sequence DNA encodes the following proteins:
- the LOC117141891 gene encoding protein FAM76B isoform X5 translates to MSGKVLFACSKCFSRHPYEELSSGQQLCKGCRGSTSVGKCTYCRSEFQPATKSQSACKKCEHYLGKYGKPSACECCKIVAAFGGSKCMRSMANCFAGCVPAPTSERYSRHSRRAVYRCPRRGHTRRPRLRTETALRPRSHRATSWARAAAVPIIPA, encoded by the exons ATGAGTGGAAAAGTTTTATTCGCCTGCTCCAAGTGTTTCTCGCGCCATCCGTACGAGGAGCTCTCCTCCGGCCAGCAACTATGCAAG gGCTGCCGCGGTTCTACCTCAGTTGGTAAATGTACTTACTGCCGATCGGAGTTTCAACCCGCCAC CAAATCACAGAGTGCCTGCAAGAAGTGCGAACATTATCTGGGGAAGTACGGCAAGCCCAGTGCCTGCGAGTGCTGCAAGATTGTGGCCGCCTTCGGAGGATCCAAGTGCATGCG GTCAATGGCAAACTGCTTTGCTGGCTGTGTGCCTGCGCCTACAAGCGAGCGCTACTCAAGGCACAGCAGGAGGGCCGTATACCGATGTCCAAGAAGAGGCCACACGAGAAGACCTCGTCTTCGCACAGAGACAGCGCTGCGGCCAAGAAGCCATCGCgcaacgagctgggcaagaGCGGCAGCGGTGCCAATAATACCGGCGTGA
- the LOC117141897 gene encoding adrenodoxin-like protein 1, mitochondrial, whose translation MFCLLLRRSAVHNSCKLISKQIAKPAFYTPHNALHTTIPRRHGEFEWQDPKSKDEIVNITYVDKDGKRTKIQGKVGDNVLYLAHRHGIEMEGACEASLACTTCHVYVQHDYLQKLKEAEEQEDDLLDMAPFLRENSRLGCQILLDKSMEGMELELPKATRNFYVDGHKPKPH comes from the exons atgttttgtttacttttgcGCCGCTCTGCAGTTCATAATTCCTGCAAATTAATCAGTAAACAGATTGCCAAGCCCGCGTTCTACACACCCCACAATGCCCTGCACACCACAATAC cgcggcggcatgGCGAGTTCGAATGGCAGGATCCCAAGTCCAAGGATGAAAT AGTGAACATCACATATGTGGACAAGGATGGAAAGCGCACCAAGATCCAGGGCAAAGTGGGCGACAATGTTCTGTACTTGGCCCATCGCCATGGGATCGAGATGGAGGGCGCCTGTGAGGCTTCGCTGGCTTGCACCACCTGTCACGTGTACGTCCAGCATGATTACCTGCAGAAGTTGAAAGAGgccgaggagcaggaggacgATCTGCTGGACATGGCGCCATTTCTGCGCGAGAACTCCCGGCTCGGCTGTCAGATACTCCTCGACAAGAGCATGGAGGGCATGGAACTGGAGCTGCCCAAGGCCACCAGGAACTTCTACGTCGATGGGCACAAGCCCAAGCCACATTAA
- the LOC117141898 gene encoding rhodanese domain-containing protein CG4456 isoform X1, giving the protein MDLMRPAGKSVVIQLANRLKFVLRPLTTMATYEQVKDVPNHPDVYLIDVRRKEELQQTGFIPASINIPLDELDKALNLDGSAFKNIYGRSKPEKQSQIIFTCRSGNRVLEAEKIAKSQGYSNVVIYKGSWNEWAQKEGL; this is encoded by the exons ATGGATCTTATGCGCCCAGCTGGCAAGTCAGTTGTTATTCAGCTGGCGAACCGGTTGAAATTCGTGCTCCGTCCCCTAACCACAATGGCCACGTACGAACAGGTTAAGGATGTGCCCAACCATCCGGATGTGTACCTAATCGACGTTCGGCGGAAGGAAGAGCTCCAGCAGACGGGCTTCATTCCAGCCAGCATCAATATACCCT TGGATGAACTGGACAAGGCTCTAAATCTGGATGGATCTGCTTTCAAGAACATATACGGAAGATCGAAGCCGGAGAAGCAGTCGCAAATCATATTCACCTGCCGGTCGGGAAATCGAGTCTTGGAAGCAGAGAAAATTGCCAAAAGTCAGGGATACAGCAA TGTGGTGATCTATAAAGGCTCCTGGAATGAATGGGCTCAAAAGGAGGGACTTTGA
- the LOC117141895 gene encoding heat shock protein 67B3: MPDIPFVLNLDSPDSMYYGHDMFPNRMYRRLHSRQHHDLDLHTLGLIARMGAHAHHLVANKRNGELAALGRGGASNKQGNFEVHLDVGLFQPGELTVKLVNECIVVEGKHEEREDDHGHVSRHFVRRYPLPKEFDSDAIVSTLSEDGVLNITVPPLVSKEELKERIIPIKHVGPSDLFQNGNGHKEAAPAASASEPETK; encoded by the coding sequence ATGCCAGATATTCCCTTTGTCTTGAATTTGGACTCCCCGGACTCCATGTACTACGGCCACGATATGTTCCCGAATCGCATGTACAGGCGATTGCATTCGCGGCAGCATCATGATCTTGATTTGCACACCCTGGGTCTGATTGCCCGGATGGGTGCACATGCCCATCACCTGGTGGCCAATAAAAGGAACGGAGAGCTGGCGGCCTTGGGCCGTGGTGGAGCCTCGAATAAGCAGGGCAATTTCGAGGTCCATCTGGATGTGGGACTCTTTCAGCCAGGTGAACTGACCGTCAAACTGGTCAACGAGTGCATCGTGGTCGAGGGAAAACACGAGGAGCGCGAGGACGATCACGGACATGTATCCCGGCATTTTGTTCGCCGCTATCCGCTGCCCAAGGAGTTCGATTCGGATGCCATTGTTTCCACTTTGTCGGAGGATGGAGTTCTTAATATCACGGTTCCACCATTAGTTTCCAAGGAGGAGCTCAAGGAGCGCATCATACCCATTAAGCATGTGGGTCCATCGGATCTTTTCCAGAATGGAAACGGTCATAAGGAGGCCGCTCCGGCAGCTTCCGCTTCAGAGCCAGAAACCAAGTGA
- the LOC117141891 gene encoding protein FAM76A isoform X4 — MYLLPIGVSTRHQITECLQEVRTLSGEVRQAQCLRVLQDCGRLRRIQVHAVNGKLLCWLCACAYKRALLKAQQEGRIPMSKKRPHEKTSSSHRDSAAAKKPSRNELGKSGSGANNTGVNAVSGAGLDLPDKISRGNGGNGTIAAPAAITVDTNSSDHVVAITYLKERIASLEKRLNQKDKELLEKDKQLTELKGKNFEKENDMRNRLKEVERLHDMKVDNLNRKIASVLKELAVLKKSSNKKAAAISKAEKEIIKRENLSPKEEILATAGPEKPTKASSEPADIDKDEKSRDRDEERSEQGDRASVRSRSASSSPTPSSN; from the exons ATGTACTTACTGCCGATCGGAGTTTCAACCCGCCAC CAAATCACAGAGTGCCTGCAAGAAGTGCGAACATTATCTGGGGAAGTACGGCAAGCCCAGTGCCTGCGAGTGCTGCAAGATTGTGGCCGCCTTCGGAGGATCCAAGTGCATGCG GTCAATGGCAAACTGCTTTGCTGGCTGTGTGCCTGCGCCTACAAGCGAGCGCTACTCAAGGCACAGCAGGAGGGCCGTATACCGATGTCCAAGAAGAGGCCACACGAGAAGACCTCGTCTTCGCACAGAGACAGCGCTGCGGCCAAGAAGCCATCGCgcaacgagctgggcaagaGCGGCAGCGGTGCCAATAATACCGGCGTGAATGCCGTGAGCGGAGCTGGATTGGATCTGCCTGACAAGATCTCACGCGGAAATGGTGGTAATGGGACCATTGCAGCGCCTGCTGCCATCACCGTGGACACCAATTCGTCGGATCATGTGGTTGCCATTACATACCTAAAGGAACGCATCGCCAGCCTGGAGAAGCGCCTGAATCAAAAAGACAAAGAGCTGCTCGAAAAAGACAAACAG CTGACCGAACTGAAGGGCAAGAACTTCGAGAAGGAGAACGACATGCGCAACCGGCTGAAGGAAGTGGAGCGTCTGCACGACATGAAGGTGGACAACTTGAACCGCAAGATCGCCAGTGTCCTCAAGGAGCTGGCCGTGCTAAAGaagagcagcaacaaaaaggcCGCTGCCATCAGCAAAGCCGAAAAGGAGATCATTAAACGTGAGAACTTATCGCCCAAGGAGGAAATTCTGGCGACAGCGGGGCCGGAAAAACCGACCAAGGCCTCGTCGGAGCCCGCCGATATTGACAAGGACGAGAAGAGTCGCGATCGAGACGAGGAACGCAGCGAGCAGGGGGATAGGGCCAGTGTGCGGTCACGATCCGCCTCCAGCAGCCCCACGCCCTCGTCCAACTGA
- the LOC117141898 gene encoding rhodanese domain-containing protein CG4456 isoform X2, translated as MATYEQVKDVPNHPDVYLIDVRRKEELQQTGFIPASINIPLDELDKALNLDGSAFKNIYGRSKPEKQSQIIFTCRSGNRVLEAEKIAKSQGYSNVVIYKGSWNEWAQKEGL; from the exons ATGGCCACGTACGAACAGGTTAAGGATGTGCCCAACCATCCGGATGTGTACCTAATCGACGTTCGGCGGAAGGAAGAGCTCCAGCAGACGGGCTTCATTCCAGCCAGCATCAATATACCCT TGGATGAACTGGACAAGGCTCTAAATCTGGATGGATCTGCTTTCAAGAACATATACGGAAGATCGAAGCCGGAGAAGCAGTCGCAAATCATATTCACCTGCCGGTCGGGAAATCGAGTCTTGGAAGCAGAGAAAATTGCCAAAAGTCAGGGATACAGCAA TGTGGTGATCTATAAAGGCTCCTGGAATGAATGGGCTCAAAAGGAGGGACTTTGA
- the LOC117141891 gene encoding protein FAM76A isoform X1, translated as MSGKVLFACSKCFSRHPYEELSSGQQLCKGCRGSTSVGKCTYCRSEFQPATSKSQSACKKCEHYLGKYGKPSACECCKIVAAFGGSKCMRCASYEAKYGPPVQCDECKLRSAFDRRDENKKVNGKLLCWLCACAYKRALLKAQQEGRIPMSKKRPHEKTSSSHRDSAAAKKPSRNELGKSGSGANNTGVNAVSGAGLDLPDKISRGNGGNGTIAAPAAITVDTNSSDHVVAITYLKERIASLEKRLNQKDKELLEKDKQLTELKGKNFEKENDMRNRLKEVERLHDMKVDNLNRKIASVLKELAVLKKSSNKKAAAISKAEKEIIKRENLSPKEEILATAGPEKPTKASSEPADIDKDEKSRDRDEERSEQGDRASVRSRSASSSPTPSSN; from the exons ATGAGTGGAAAAGTTTTATTCGCCTGCTCCAAGTGTTTCTCGCGCCATCCGTACGAGGAGCTCTCCTCCGGCCAGCAACTATGCAAG gGCTGCCGCGGTTCTACCTCAGTTGGTAAATGTACTTACTGCCGATCGGAGTTTCAACCCGCCAC CAGCAAATCACAGAGTGCCTGCAAGAAGTGCGAACATTATCTGGGGAAGTACGGCAAGCCCAGTGCCTGCGAGTGCTGCAAGATTGTGGCCGCCTTCGGAGGATCCAAGTGCATGCG ATGCGCCAGCTACGAGGCAAAGTACGGACCGCCGGTGCAGTGCGATGAATGCAAGCTGCGATCAGCCTTTGACAGGCGCGACGAGAACAAAAAG GTCAATGGCAAACTGCTTTGCTGGCTGTGTGCCTGCGCCTACAAGCGAGCGCTACTCAAGGCACAGCAGGAGGGCCGTATACCGATGTCCAAGAAGAGGCCACACGAGAAGACCTCGTCTTCGCACAGAGACAGCGCTGCGGCCAAGAAGCCATCGCgcaacgagctgggcaagaGCGGCAGCGGTGCCAATAATACCGGCGTGAATGCCGTGAGCGGAGCTGGATTGGATCTGCCTGACAAGATCTCACGCGGAAATGGTGGTAATGGGACCATTGCAGCGCCTGCTGCCATCACCGTGGACACCAATTCGTCGGATCATGTGGTTGCCATTACATACCTAAAGGAACGCATCGCCAGCCTGGAGAAGCGCCTGAATCAAAAAGACAAAGAGCTGCTCGAAAAAGACAAACAG CTGACCGAACTGAAGGGCAAGAACTTCGAGAAGGAGAACGACATGCGCAACCGGCTGAAGGAAGTGGAGCGTCTGCACGACATGAAGGTGGACAACTTGAACCGCAAGATCGCCAGTGTCCTCAAGGAGCTGGCCGTGCTAAAGaagagcagcaacaaaaaggcCGCTGCCATCAGCAAAGCCGAAAAGGAGATCATTAAACGTGAGAACTTATCGCCCAAGGAGGAAATTCTGGCGACAGCGGGGCCGGAAAAACCGACCAAGGCCTCGTCGGAGCCCGCCGATATTGACAAGGACGAGAAGAGTCGCGATCGAGACGAGGAACGCAGCGAGCAGGGGGATAGGGCCAGTGTGCGGTCACGATCCGCCTCCAGCAGCCCCACGCCCTCGTCCAACTGA
- the LOC117141891 gene encoding protein FAM76A isoform X2: MSGKVLFACSKCFSRHPYEELSSGQQLCKGCRGSTSVGKCTYCRSEFQPATKSQSACKKCEHYLGKYGKPSACECCKIVAAFGGSKCMRCASYEAKYGPPVQCDECKLRSAFDRRDENKKVNGKLLCWLCACAYKRALLKAQQEGRIPMSKKRPHEKTSSSHRDSAAAKKPSRNELGKSGSGANNTGVNAVSGAGLDLPDKISRGNGGNGTIAAPAAITVDTNSSDHVVAITYLKERIASLEKRLNQKDKELLEKDKQLTELKGKNFEKENDMRNRLKEVERLHDMKVDNLNRKIASVLKELAVLKKSSNKKAAAISKAEKEIIKRENLSPKEEILATAGPEKPTKASSEPADIDKDEKSRDRDEERSEQGDRASVRSRSASSSPTPSSN, encoded by the exons ATGAGTGGAAAAGTTTTATTCGCCTGCTCCAAGTGTTTCTCGCGCCATCCGTACGAGGAGCTCTCCTCCGGCCAGCAACTATGCAAG gGCTGCCGCGGTTCTACCTCAGTTGGTAAATGTACTTACTGCCGATCGGAGTTTCAACCCGCCAC CAAATCACAGAGTGCCTGCAAGAAGTGCGAACATTATCTGGGGAAGTACGGCAAGCCCAGTGCCTGCGAGTGCTGCAAGATTGTGGCCGCCTTCGGAGGATCCAAGTGCATGCG ATGCGCCAGCTACGAGGCAAAGTACGGACCGCCGGTGCAGTGCGATGAATGCAAGCTGCGATCAGCCTTTGACAGGCGCGACGAGAACAAAAAG GTCAATGGCAAACTGCTTTGCTGGCTGTGTGCCTGCGCCTACAAGCGAGCGCTACTCAAGGCACAGCAGGAGGGCCGTATACCGATGTCCAAGAAGAGGCCACACGAGAAGACCTCGTCTTCGCACAGAGACAGCGCTGCGGCCAAGAAGCCATCGCgcaacgagctgggcaagaGCGGCAGCGGTGCCAATAATACCGGCGTGAATGCCGTGAGCGGAGCTGGATTGGATCTGCCTGACAAGATCTCACGCGGAAATGGTGGTAATGGGACCATTGCAGCGCCTGCTGCCATCACCGTGGACACCAATTCGTCGGATCATGTGGTTGCCATTACATACCTAAAGGAACGCATCGCCAGCCTGGAGAAGCGCCTGAATCAAAAAGACAAAGAGCTGCTCGAAAAAGACAAACAG CTGACCGAACTGAAGGGCAAGAACTTCGAGAAGGAGAACGACATGCGCAACCGGCTGAAGGAAGTGGAGCGTCTGCACGACATGAAGGTGGACAACTTGAACCGCAAGATCGCCAGTGTCCTCAAGGAGCTGGCCGTGCTAAAGaagagcagcaacaaaaaggcCGCTGCCATCAGCAAAGCCGAAAAGGAGATCATTAAACGTGAGAACTTATCGCCCAAGGAGGAAATTCTGGCGACAGCGGGGCCGGAAAAACCGACCAAGGCCTCGTCGGAGCCCGCCGATATTGACAAGGACGAGAAGAGTCGCGATCGAGACGAGGAACGCAGCGAGCAGGGGGATAGGGCCAGTGTGCGGTCACGATCCGCCTCCAGCAGCCCCACGCCCTCGTCCAACTGA
- the LOC117141891 gene encoding protein FAM76A isoform X3 yields MYLLPIGVSTRHQQITECLQEVRTLSGEVRQAQCLRVLQDCGRLRRIQVHAVNGKLLCWLCACAYKRALLKAQQEGRIPMSKKRPHEKTSSSHRDSAAAKKPSRNELGKSGSGANNTGVNAVSGAGLDLPDKISRGNGGNGTIAAPAAITVDTNSSDHVVAITYLKERIASLEKRLNQKDKELLEKDKQLTELKGKNFEKENDMRNRLKEVERLHDMKVDNLNRKIASVLKELAVLKKSSNKKAAAISKAEKEIIKRENLSPKEEILATAGPEKPTKASSEPADIDKDEKSRDRDEERSEQGDRASVRSRSASSSPTPSSN; encoded by the exons ATGTACTTACTGCCGATCGGAGTTTCAACCCGCCAC CAGCAAATCACAGAGTGCCTGCAAGAAGTGCGAACATTATCTGGGGAAGTACGGCAAGCCCAGTGCCTGCGAGTGCTGCAAGATTGTGGCCGCCTTCGGAGGATCCAAGTGCATGCG GTCAATGGCAAACTGCTTTGCTGGCTGTGTGCCTGCGCCTACAAGCGAGCGCTACTCAAGGCACAGCAGGAGGGCCGTATACCGATGTCCAAGAAGAGGCCACACGAGAAGACCTCGTCTTCGCACAGAGACAGCGCTGCGGCCAAGAAGCCATCGCgcaacgagctgggcaagaGCGGCAGCGGTGCCAATAATACCGGCGTGAATGCCGTGAGCGGAGCTGGATTGGATCTGCCTGACAAGATCTCACGCGGAAATGGTGGTAATGGGACCATTGCAGCGCCTGCTGCCATCACCGTGGACACCAATTCGTCGGATCATGTGGTTGCCATTACATACCTAAAGGAACGCATCGCCAGCCTGGAGAAGCGCCTGAATCAAAAAGACAAAGAGCTGCTCGAAAAAGACAAACAG CTGACCGAACTGAAGGGCAAGAACTTCGAGAAGGAGAACGACATGCGCAACCGGCTGAAGGAAGTGGAGCGTCTGCACGACATGAAGGTGGACAACTTGAACCGCAAGATCGCCAGTGTCCTCAAGGAGCTGGCCGTGCTAAAGaagagcagcaacaaaaaggcCGCTGCCATCAGCAAAGCCGAAAAGGAGATCATTAAACGTGAGAACTTATCGCCCAAGGAGGAAATTCTGGCGACAGCGGGGCCGGAAAAACCGACCAAGGCCTCGTCGGAGCCCGCCGATATTGACAAGGACGAGAAGAGTCGCGATCGAGACGAGGAACGCAGCGAGCAGGGGGATAGGGCCAGTGTGCGGTCACGATCCGCCTCCAGCAGCCCCACGCCCTCGTCCAACTGA